From the Microcoleus sp. FACHB-672 genome, the window GTTTTTCAGCTCTTGCAACAATCGTTCCTGCTCGCCAGCCAACTGTTGCAGGCGTTCTTGGGCCTTCTTGGCCGACGTTATATCATAGAAAACAACAACGCCACCTTTCGCCACACCTGTTTCATCTTTGAGGGGGCTGCCGTTGACTCTCGCCCAAAGACCTTCTGGCGCACCGGCATGACGGATAAACACTTCGCAATTGTCAACAACTTCTCCCCGGATCGCTCTTGCTAGGGGTAAATCAGCATCTGGGTAACGCGTAACTCCATCGGCTAAATACACACCATATTGCTCTGACCATTGGTTCGGGGTAATATCATCGGCCATGCTGCCCCCCAAAATCTTTTCTGCGGCGGGGTTGAATACCAAAAACTTGCCATTTTGATCAGCAACCAAAACGCCATCCCCCATGCTGTTGAGGACAGACTGCAAGATTTGAGTTTGCTGCCGCAGATCCGTCTCGGAACGCGCTAATTCAGCGGCTGTTTGCTGCAATTCGGTTTCTGCTTGTTTGCGTTCGGTGATGTCATCGTGGACACCAACCCACTCTCGAACTCTGCCGTCATGCTCTAGGATTGGCACAGCCCGAACGCTCATATATCTGTATAGACCGTCGTGCCGGCGCACCCGCTGCTCTACTTCATAAACGCTGCGTTTAGTCAAGGCAGCAGACCACTCTTGTGATGTGTGGGGACGATCATCAGGGTGAATAGCGCTCAGCCACCCCCATCCTTTCTGTTCGTTATAAGTTTGGCCGGTGAAAGCAGTCCACTCAGTCTGCTCTGTGATAAATTCACCTTCGGCACTGGTAGACCAAACGATTTGAGAGGTTGCGGCGATTAAAGAGCGATAGCGTTCTTCCTTCTGACGCAGGGCGTCTTCTGCCTGTTTGCTGTCGGTAATATCGCGGGCAATAGCATACAGCAATTGATGTTCGACAGAAGCACCTGTCGTCCAAGACAACCATCGATAGGAGCCATCTTTGCAACGGTAGCGATTTTGAAAAGATAGGCTGTTACTACTGGCAGATAATTTTTCAGCTTCAGCAACGGTTGCTGCATGGTCATCAGGATGGACAAACTCTAGAAAAGGTCGGTCTATCAGTTCCTCTGTGGTATAACCCAATGTCTTTGTCCAACTGGGGTTAAGCCGCTTGAAGTTGCCATCAAAGCCGGCGATGCACAGCAAATCTAGGGAAAGGGTAAAGAAGCGGTCGCGTTCTTCGGTAGAACGGTTTAATTCATTGCTTCGTTCGCTGATACGCGCTTCGAGTTCCTCATTGAGCTTGCGTAGATCCGCTTCAGCCTGCTGGCGTTGATTATCCAGAAATCCCAAGGATCTGGCATTCCACCAAATCAGGCCGGCAAAAACGACGAGATTCAGGATCGCCAGCAAGGAGATAGATACTTCGGTGTCGTAAGACTTGGCGCGATAGCCACTTAAAATCATCCAACCCAAAATCGGTGGAACTGCAATCACTGCCGGCGACAGTTGCCGCGCCATCAATCCGCCGGCATTATTCGCGGTGCCAACGACCATTAATCCCCGATCTGGACGGGCAAATAGGATGCCTAAGCTCAGCAAGATAAAGCCTACAGCGGCGTGCAAGGCCATTTGGGTATAGGAACCAACGCCATACAGGGTTTTGACGTGATAAACGTAACCCAACAACCCCAACAATGCCACCAACAAGCCGATCAGGCTTAGAATTTGCATGGACTGGTAGTAGGCATAGGGTCCGACCAATAGCAGCAACGCCCCTCCCAAGATGACAAAATTGAAGGCTGTATTCGGTGCCATTCGGCCTGGGGCAGAGGTGCCAAAGGTGTCGGTTGAAGCCTTAAATAGAAGTTCGTCAATGCCAAAGTTTCGCCCCAAGCCATACTGGAGCAAGGTTAGCAAACCGATGCCGAGAACAGTGCCGGCTAAAATTTGCCCCCACAGACGCTTAGACTGGTCGGTTGGATGCCGGTGCCATAGCCACAACGCTGTGCCACTCAAAATAAAGCACGCTGCTGCGTTTGCTTTCATCGTGACTAACCCAGGCACTACAGTTTTGAGGGTGGGGATGTTTAACATCCAACCCACAATGACCATACTGCCAATGACAATAACAGCAACACTGGCTTTTCGAGAAAAGGCTTGCAGTGAAGGAATAAGGTTTTGGGTCTGTGTTTCCTGACTTTGCGGATATATCTGTTCCATTTTCTCGCCTCCTTAATGAGTGTTTCTTTAGAGTTTTTAACGCTTTGCCGGCATAAAATCTTAGAAACTGAAGATTTTGTAAACTTATCTAAATTGCCAAATGTTTTAACTGATAACTTAGTTACAAAATGTTTAGGTTAGAGAACACTAAGTTATCTAACGCTTCCCCTTTAACTTTTTAAGGTAAAGAGGTTGTTGCGAGGAATCCACCCTGACTTACACCGCCTTAGCGCTCTAGCCTAGACTTCACACCGTTCACGTTATATTGGCTGTTTTTTAACACAAAAACAATAAATTATCCACTTTTTTTAAAAATAATTTTTTAATTTTGTAATGATATTGTACCCGCTAGCTCGCCTCCTTGATTAAGCTATGCAAGGGAGGGGATATTGATGCCGGCTCATAGCGACTCCTAACACTTGATTCAAAGCCAGCTTTTCTGCGAAGCAATAAGGCAGAGCTTGATCGCTATTAAAAACTCTCATAACTGACTTTAATATTTTTAATGAAGTCACAATAAATTCAATTTTATTTAGTTTATATTTTGGCATTTCTGTCTATTAACATTTGATTTTTATTGAAATGATGGCTAAAAAAGAAATGGTTTTTATTGAGTGACGCTACAGCATAAAATCGTAAACTTAGCCGCTACCCACTCTTAATTTTCTCAAAATTATTGGCGGGAACATCCCCTTTTTGTAAAGTTGTCATGCCGGCATCTTGCCCGCTTATCGTCATCTGTGGGAGCATCTTGCTGCCACTCTAATATTTTGGAAAATGCCAGATGCACCTATTATTGGCAAATTCATCAGCAACTTTTAAAGATGAAGCACGACAGCTTACCAGCGATCAGATTGTGCGATCGCTTCAACATCCAAAATCATCACTAACCGTCCCTCAGAGTCATAAAGACCTTTAAGCAGCGGAGCGAGTTCTTCGCTCACTTCTACTGCTGAAACAATTTCCTCTGTATTCAGCGACAACACCCCTTCTACCTGAGAAACGGCTAATCCCATCCGCATCACTCTTAAGCTTACATCTTGAGGTTCTGGGGCTTCTATGACTAAGATTCGGCTATGAGAATGTTGGGTGTCCACAGGTTCGGCTCCTATCAGGCGACCAAAATCTCCCACTGCCAAGATTTCACCCCGCAAGTTGGTTAATCCTAAGACAAAGGGGAGGGCGTTAGGAATCGGTGAAATCGACTGATCATTCAGGCAAAGCACTTCTCGAACGGTGATTAGCTCAACAGCGAAAAGACTTCCTTCTTGCCCAAAAAGCAGGAACTGCTGTGTAGGGGCAGTGTGGTGAAAACCTGCAGATCCGTTTGGATAAGAGCCGGCAGAAACAGATACATTCATACCGCTTTTAAATTTGCCGCTTTAAATTTTTTCTGATTGCTTGGTTTTGGGTTTCCCATCTTTCGCTCTTCTCACGCCAGACGCCGCACAATGTTAAGCAATTGTTGGGGGTCAAAGGGTTTACCGAGATAGGCATCCGCTCCCAGATCCGTCCCCCAAGTTTGGTCAAGCTCAGTGTTTTTTTGAGTGCAAAACACCACCGGCAAATTTTTCGTTGCTTCATTTTCTCGCAGCTCTCGGATTACTTCAAATCCATTCATCCGAGGCATCACAACGTCTAAAATTACCAAATCCGGTGGAGTTTTTCGGATACTAGCAATCGCTTCCGCTCCATCACCGGCACGAATAACACTCATTCCCGCTTCTTGTAAAATACGGCAAATTAGCTCCAATTCACTTGGAACATCGTCTACGACTAAAACTTTTAACATGGTTCGCTCCTTATTTACCTACTCTCGGTTACAAAGTTTCTACAACCAGAAAAGAGTTATTTTTAGATAACTTCTGCGTTTAGAAAAATTACTATCTGCAATTTTATGAAGTTCATTTCAATATTTTTTTGATTTTTAACCTTCCGCTCTCGCGCAAATTTGTCAAAATCAAAAGGTTAATTGTGAGCAAACATTGAAAAGTTGCTTTTTTATTTTACAATCAAATGAAACCTACCCAGAAAATATTTATATTAAACTTATAAATGCACTTGTTTATAAAAAATATGTGCTGGCAAAGCGAACACAGAACCAGCTCACTAGCGTTTTCCTACTTAGAGCAAGCTCGAAGCGATTCAAAGTCGCTTGAATTAGACATGAAGTGTATTTTAGAAAGTTGGTTTCACATCAGGCGGCACCAAAGCTTCCGTAAATTTTTTAACCACTTGACACAGTTGCTCTGCGTCAAAGGGCTTAGTTAAATACTCTGTCGCGCCGGCAAGACGTCCTTGTACTTTGTCAAACATTCCATCTCGTGCAGTCAACATAATGATCGGCAACTTGTGAAATTGAGGTAAATTCCGCACTGTGCGACAAAGTTCCAAACCATCAATCCCCGGCATGGAAACATCCAGCAACAAAACTGATATTGGCTCGTGGTAAATCAAAGACAGCGCATCCACTGCATTATCTGCCACTAAAACCCGATAATCCTCTTCCAACGCACGTTTGACTAGATTGTGCATCACCGCACTATCATCCACAGCCATAATGGTTGGTTTCGAGTTCCTACTTGTAGACGGCATACATTTCTCTCCTGAGTGTGGATCTATGGGAACCTACCTGAGACGGTTCGGGTAAACGATTGAGGCTGCTGTATTCGCCGGCTTCTTATTTAGGTTTAAGCGCTATACCGCAAGCGATTGCCTCATCTGTTAATATCCGAGTCTATTTTCCTCACCCTCTGCTGTAGACATTTTTATAGTGCCCAATTTTTGGTTAAGGTCACTATTACTTAATGGTTTGTCACTATTAAAGGCATCAGAGCGCTCGTGCCTTGAGCCGGCAGCCCCTAACACAACAACCCACTACTCATTTTAACGATTAAGTTTTCTATCCTTCTGTTTTTAGGATATTTCTCATATTTGTAGAGGTTTGCAACACAGTTGAGGTCAATCCTCCCCTCAAAAGTAATGAGCTGCTTTTTGTACGCTTCCCCTAAAACCTGCAAACCCGAAAACACCAGCAAAGGATGTCAACATTACTCCAAGCCCGCCTCCCAAAAGACGTTCACAGGAAATGTTGACACCCTTTTCTCTCGCCGGCAAGTTAGCGCAGATCGGGCGCTTAATATCTTGCAAGCTCATCCTGAAATTAGTCGGCTCACAGAATTATCTGTAGCACTACCGTCAGTCTTGTCAGTGGTAAAGCAAAAATAGAATGGGGAATAAGGCTGCCTAACAGCCTTCTCTTCGCGAACTTGGGCGTTTCAACGCTGGGATCAATTGAGGGATAAAAATCCCTTTAGCGCGACTAAGCGAGGATAGACTATGACCGAGAGGCCACCCGCAAACGCACCGCCGAGGCCAACAAACCCTCAAACAGCGCCACCCCATCTGTGCCTCCCACCATTGGATCAGATGCCCGCTCTGGATGGGGCATCATTCCGAGCACATTTCCCTTATGATTGCAAATCCCCGCAATATTATTTAAAGAACCATTGCTATTGCCGGCCTTGCTCACCTCACCGCCTGCCGTGCAATAACGGAACAAGATTTGGCCATTATCCTCCAACTGAGCCAGGGTGTCCGCATCAGCATAATACCGGCCCTCACCGTGAGCGATCGGCAACTCAATCACCTCACCCACCGCATAAGCAGATGTCCAAGGGGTGCCGGTGCGCTCTACCTTAACCGGCACCCGATCACAAATAAAATGCAAATCCTGATTCCGAGTCAGCGCCCCTGGCAAAAGTCCTGCCTCCGTCAGCACTTGGAAACCATTGCAAATTCCCAGGACAAACTTACCCTCAGATGCGTGTTTCACAACCTCCCGCATCACCGGCGAAAAGCGAGCGATTGCCCCACACCGCAAATAATCCCCGTAGCTGAAGCCGCCAGGAATCACCACCACATCGATATCAGAAAGATCCGTCTCTTCATGCCAGATCGTGCGCGTCGGTTGCCCAAGAATGCCTTGAGTCACCCAAACCACATCGCGATCACAATTTGAACCCGGAAAAACAACAACCCCAAATTTCATAACCTAATCCGGCTAATGATTACCTGACTTTCCCTATTCCTGAAGGCGTGAGCGAGAAATGCCCCTCACTGTGAAAACCAGAAACTTAAACACTCGTTTCCGCCGGCACCTCGCTCTCAGTTAACTCAAACCGATAATTTTCAATCACCGGATTGGCTAATAACTGATCGCAAATTTGCTCCAACTGCTGGCGTGCCTCATCCTCGTCGGCACACGAGAGCGTCAGCTCAACATACTTACCAATGCGGACTCGCCCCACATTGTCATATCCTAAATGCTTTAAGCCAGACTGCACAGCCACACCAGCCGGGTCTAAGACCGAAGGGCGAAGAGTAACATAGATTTGAGCGTGATAGGTTTGAGTCACAATAAAGCCCTAAATTTTATAGACAAAGCCGATGTCACCATTTCCCTATTTTAAAACCGAGAGCCGTTCAGTTTTATCAATTTTTTTGTGGGTGTTGGCCGGGGCGAATTTACCAAACCCAGCCATACTTGTCAACCCCCTGAGTTAGCCTAGAAAAAGCCACACATTTGACCAGAACAGATAAAGCACCCATTATCATGAAAGCCCCTCGCACCCGCAGTCAGGAACGCATTCTGAACCTGCTCAAGAGCTTAAAACAAGCTGTTTCAGCTCAAGATATTTATGTAGAGCTACGCAACCGCAGCCAAGGCGTGGGGCTAGCCACCGTTTATCGTGCCTTAGAATCCTTAAAACTTGAAGGGGTTGTTCAGGTGCGAACCTTAGCCAACGGCGAATCCCTCTACGGCTGCATGCAGCAAGATCAACACCACCTCACCTGTTTGCAGTGCGGGACATCCATTCCGATTGACGAATGCCCCGTTCATCAGCTCGAAACCCAGCTGCAACAGTCCCACCAGTTCAAAGTTTTTTACCATACCTTAGAATTTTTTGGGCTGTGCGATCAATGTCAGCCGGTTCAAGCCACCGCTTCAGAATTTTGAGGGACTAGGGGCTAAGGAAAAAGGGAACTAGGGAAAAGGGGAAGAATCGTTGGGCATTCTCTATTATTTATTCCCCATGCCCCTAATCCCTCGTTTCTACTTGCTCTCCCATGATCGAGCGAATCCCTTCAAACGTTGCTGGGATACTGCGCGGGTCCATAAACATCACCTTGCTGCTGTTGCTGCTGCCAATCTTAACCCCCATATCTATATAATTCTGAGCGAGTAAGAATTGCAGCGCTTCATCAGTCGTGGGGTCATTTTTAAGGGTTTTAGCAATAATTTGCAGCGCCTCAGATGTGGCTTGCGCCTTCAGCACTTGCTGCTGGCGTTCTGCTTGGGCTTTGAGTATAATCGCCTGCTGCTGAGCTTCTGCATCGAGAACCGCCGCCTTTTTGCGGGCTTGTGCGTCGAGTTCTAGCGCCTCCGCCTTACCTCTAGCGCTGTTTACCGCAGATTCTCGCTCTCCTTCAGACGTCAGAATTGCCGCCCGTTTGCGTCGATCTGCTGACATTTGCAATTCCATCGATTCCTGCACGGTTTTGGAAGGGATAATATCGCGCAGTTCTACCCGCGTCACCTTCACTCCCCAAGGATCAGTGGCAATATCTAAATCCCGCAGCAACAATTCATTGATTTGCGAACGGGCGGTAAAAGTTTGATCGAGTTCGAGTTGCCCCATCTCTGCACGAATTTGAGTCAATACCAAATTCACCATTGCTGACTGAAGATTTTCCACTTTGTAGTAGGCTTTCTCCAAATCCATGATCCGCCAGTAAACGACTGCATCAACCGTGATGGAAACGTTGTCACGGGTAATACACTGTTGCGGTGGGATGTCTAAGACTTTTTCTCGAATTGTTTGCTGGTAAACGATCCGATCCAAAAATGGAGTAATAAAATTAAGACCGGGTTCCAGTTTTTTACCGTTATATTTACCCAAGGTTTCTACCAAGGCTGCATTACCTTGATTGATAATTTTGACCGAGCCGGCAAGTGCAGAACCACCGAGAGCCAAAAATACCATAAGAAATAGCTGTTCCATTTTGAACCTCTTGCATTTGAATTTTGAAACAGGTTACGCCTAGGAATTTAGGAGGTTATGTCGCATCACAGTTAGCGGGTTTCCTGACCGAAAAATTCCCATAGCAGTAGATACAACTTGAATGAGTGTGATTTAGGAATGCAGCAGATGTTCTGGCACTACAATCAGGGTGTTGCCTTCACGCCTGACTACCAGAACTTTTTGGTTCGGCGCAATTGCCATCTGGTAATCCTCACACCGGGCACGCCAAGAATTTCCTTCATAAATCACTCGACCGGCCTGTCCAGGTAAAATCTCTGTCAGAGTTTCCGCTTCCTTCGCATCCTCAATCGTCGGCACCTTGCGGTTGGGCAGCAGCCGTCTGGACAGAACAGTTAGAACCAGAGAAAGTACCATCCATAGCCCGATCTGCAAGCTCATATTCAACCCAGTCAAGGAGACAAGCGCGACGGCAAAGGCGCTCAGTCCCATTGTAAATTCCACAAAGGCGGTGGGCAAAAATAGCTCCATCAAGCAAAGAACCGCCCCTGCCACTAACCAGAGTATTGTTGAGGTCAATAACATAGATAAAACCGCTGGAGGTGATGCTGTTGCTGCCACCTGTGGAATTAACCAAATCACACTCAAACCCATTGACAGACCGGCCTCCCCACAGTGGGTAATGATCAAGGCTGATTTGACGGGGCCGGCTTGATTGCAATGGCCAAGGGTTATCGCTCGCCCATTAATGCCGGCAATTTTTAATTAAGCTAGGTGATTGAAAATTTAGAGGTAGCTTTTTCAGTCTATGCTAGCTTTCAGTGATTCGCTATCTTGATCAACTTAACTTAAAAGTGTTTCTGTAGAAACTTCTGGGACGCATGAGCAGTTCAGAGCCGGCCATTTACTGTATTAATCCCGCTTGCGCGAATCCCCACAATTCCCTTGGGGGTCAAGTCTGTGCGAGTTGCCAAACGCCTCTGGTATATCGCTATCTTTGGGCTGTTGGCCCAGAAGCAGCGCAGATTGCCACCGGCCAAGTCATTCACAACCGCTACTCGGTGGTTGCACCGCAAATCTGGCTGGACACTCAGCCGGCAGCCTCACCCGATGTTCCCCAAGATTTGCCGGCGGCAATTCTCCCTTACCTGCATTTATATCCTCACCGGCTCCATGTTCCGGAGGTGTACGGGTTTGCCGAAGTTGGGGAGGGATCAGAGGCAACTCAGATTCTCTTGCTGGAAAATGTGCCGGTTGATCCAGTGGGAAACTTGTATCCTTCTGTGGTAGAAGCGTGGCCGGCTGCATCGGCGGTGCGCCAGGTTTACTGGCTGTGGCAAATTCTGCAACTTTGGACGCCTCTATCAGAACAGGGGGTGGCAGCGAGTCTGCTGGCTACAGATAACATTCGGGTTGAAGGTTGGCGGGTGTGGCTGCAGGAACTTTATCTCGATGACACCGGCACCGGCAAAACGAAGTCGCTGTCTAAGATGCGCTTAAAAGATTTGGGATACTATTGGTTGAGTTGGATTTCTGGAGCACAGCCGCAAGTTGCAGACCAACTTAAAGAGATTTGCGAGATGCTGCGGCGCGGTCAGGCCACGCTGGAAGATATCTTAGCCCAACTTAATCAGCTATTGCTAGAACAAGCAGCAGAGTTACCCTTACGTGTGCGGGTTGCCGGCGCTACAGATACCGGCCCCATCCGTGAACACAATGAAGATACCTGCTATCCCACAACAGCAGATGTAAAAGCACGAAACATTTCCTCCAATAACCAGTTAATTCCTCATTTTTTCGTGGTTTGTGATGGAGTTGGGGGTCATGAAGGGGGAGAAGTTGCCAGCCAGTTGGCGGTACATTCCCTGAAAGCGCTAGTACAGACTTTACTTGCAGATACGGCTGAAGCAGCAGATATCACGTCTCCCGATGTGGTGATGCAGCAACTCGAAGAAAGCATTCGGGTGATCAATAATACGATTGCCGCTCAGAATGACGCTCAGGGTCGCTCATCTCGGCAGCGCATGGGAACAACGCTGGTAATGGCTTTGCAGCTACCTCAAAAAATCAGGGCAGCAAGTGGGGTAGAGTTTGGCAATGCTCATGAGCTTTATATTGCTCATGTGGGAGATAGCCGCGCCTATTGGATCACCGGCGATTATTGTCAGCGACTGACTGTAGATGATGATGTATCGGTTCGGGAAGTTCGCTTGGGACGTTGTCTGTATCGGGAGGCGCTAGAGCGATCGGATGCCGGTGCGCTGACTCAAGCGCTGGGAACGCGGGATGCTGAGTTTCTGCGTCCGAACATCCGGCGGTTTATTGTTGAAGAAGATGGCTTGCTGCTGCTTTGTTCGGATGGCTTGAGTGATAATGACTGGGTGGAGCTAGCTTGGGCGAATTACGCGCCGGCAGTGCTTAAGGGTGAAATGCCTCTTGAGGCGGCAGTCCAGGCTTTGATTGATCTGGCGAATGATAAGAATGGTCATGATAATACATCGGTGGTTCTGGCTCACTGCCGGTTCTCTCCTGAACCGTTGGTACTTTTTGAGACGGTGCAAATCCCGACTTTAAACAAGCCGGTGGAGTCTGAACTTTCAGAGGCTTCTAAAGCGCTTCTTTATGATGAACCGGCAGCCGGTGAGCAAACTGTGTCAGTTCAAGCACAACCCCCGAAGCGTCAAAAAAGTTTGGTGAGTGTTGTAGTGCTGTTAGGCGTATTATTGGGAATCGGAGTTGTGGGGTTGTTTGCTTGGTCGCAACTTGATCGTCCGGGTTTTGATCGGCTGCGCGATGGACTTTTCCCTCCGGCGCAATCTCAATAAACTTTCTTGGGGCTGTTGAGATTTTTGTTTAAAAAACCACAAATAATTAAATATCGTGCCGGCAGATATAGACACAGATAGCGTTTACAATTGAAATATAAACTGTGATTTGCCTTCTAAAGAGGTCGCTTTAAACATCTCAACTAAAAAAAAAATATAAAGCACTTAGAAACGCTAGAAAATTAATATTTTATTTAAAATAAATTAACTGCTTATCTATAGCAATCCTATTTGAATTGTCAAAAATTGTATTGCGAACACCTTAAAAGCGACCTAAAGCGTAGGCAAACGAACTCAGAAAATCTCACGAATACTTTAGCCTTGCTATATATTTATTTCATCTAAAAATATCCTTTTTTATTTTTCAACTTTCTTAATTTGTAAATAGCTTAAATGCGTTTAAAGCATCTCATTTCTTTCAATTTGCAGTGCGTTCGCATAGCGTGTGCGTCAGCACAAACATCTTGCCCGTTTGCTGCCATCTGTACCAGTAAGATGCTCTAATATTTTTGTCACATCAGGGAGCAAGATACTCCCACTACAAATATTTTTACGAATGTAGGACGTTTTTATTTTATTAAAATTTACTTAAATACGGAACAGCTTGTAAATCTATAGTTACAGCCTCGCCATCATCACTAATAGAGAAATTCTGTCATACAAAGTGTGAATAACCCAACATTGCCGGCTCATAACCCAGGAACCTTGCACTCTGATGCAAATGTACCACCACAGCCGGCCTCGCACCCAAAAAAACCTCACTACATACCAAAAAAGCTTGACTTTTTAAGTAAATTATGTGTATTTGAAGAAACCCCCTAAAATGAGAAACCCTTGTGTCGGCAACACTTATTTAGTCATCCATATTGGATATAAAGAGAATAAGGTCATTTAATAATCCCCCAGAACCTAAGGGCACGGCCAGGGCACTTGCGCCCTCACAGCCGGCCCAGAAGTCCTAATATTTAAAAAGTCACCCTTGACATTTCGCCCAAAATCTCTCAAGTTGACTCTCTAGCCAAGCTGCTATCCAAAGAAGGTGCCATGTCAACCCTAGTTATCGTCGAATCTCCCACAAAAGCACGCACCATCCGTAATTACCTGCCTTCCACCTATCGCGTGGAAGCGTCAATGGGTCATGTGCGCGATCTCCCGTCGTCTGCCGAAGAAATTCCCGAAGCTGTCAAGGGAGAAAAATGGGCGCAGCTTGGGGTGAATGTGGAGTCCGACTTTGAACCCTTGTACGTTGTCCCCAAAGACAAAAAGAAAATAGTCAAGCAGCTCAAAGATGCACTGAAAGATGCGGATGAACTGATTTTGGCCACAGACGAAGACCGGGAAGGGGAAAGCATTAGCTGGCATTTGCTGCAATTGCTAAAACCAAAAGTGCCCACAAAGCGGATGGTATTTCACGAAATCACACAAGAGGCGATCCGCGAAGCCTTGAAAAACTGCCGCAACATTGATGAGCAGTTGGTACGCGCCCAAGAAACGCGGCGAATTTTAGACCGGCTTGTGGGATACACCCTTTCTCCCTTACTGTGGAAAAAAATTGCCTCAGGTTTGTCAGCAGGGCGAGTTCAGTCGGTTGCTGTGCGGCTTTTGGTGCAGCGGGAACGTCAGCGTCGCGCCTTCCGCCAAGGTAGCTACTGGGATCTCAAAGCGACTCTGACCCACGAAAAAACGCCTTTTGATGCCAAACTGGTCATGTTAGCCGGCACGAAGTTAGCCACCGGCAGCGATTTCGATGAAGCCACAGGTCAAATTATTGCCGGTCGGCGGGTGGTTTTGCTCAACGAAGCTGAGGCGAGAGCATTACAGGATAGATTATTCGGCAAAACCTGGACAGTTTCTAACTTAGAAGAACGCCCCGTTACCCGCAAGCCGGCCCCTCCGTTTACCACATCAACCCTGCAACAAGAAGCGAACCGCAAACTGCGGATGTCTGCCCGTGATACGATGCGAACCGCTCAAAGTCTGTACGAGCAAGGGTATATTACCTATATGCGAACCGACTCGGTGCATTTATCCGACCAGGCAATCACGGCGGCACGTAGTTGCGTCGAGCAAATGTATGGGAAGCAGTATCTCAGTCCGCAACCCCGGCAATATACGACGAAAAGCAAAGGTGCACAAGAAGCACACGAAGCCATTCGTCCTGCCGGCAGCAGTTTCCGTACCCCGCAACAAACTGGCTTAGCCGGTCGAGAACTGCAACTGTATGATCTGATTTGGAAACGCACCGTCGCCTCCCAAATGGCAGACTCGCGCCAAACTCATATCACCGTAGAAATGCAAGTCGAAGATGCCGGCTTTCGTTCTAGTGGCAAGCGCATCGACTTCCCCGGTTTCTTACGGGCTTATGTGGAAGGTTCCGACGATCCCGACGCCGCTATTGAAGATCAAGAAGTGATTCTGCCGGCCCTCAAAGTTGGAGATCGCCCCAAATGCCGCGATCTTGAAGCAATCGGTCACGAAACCCAGCCGCCGGCACGTTTCACGGAAGCTTCTTTGGTAAAAACCCTGGAAAGTGAAGGCATCGGGCGTCCCAGCACCTACGCCAGCATTATTGGCACCATTATTGATCGCGGCTATTCCCAACTCGTCAGCAACGCCCTCATTCCTACCTTCACAGCGTTTGCAGTCACCAGCTTGCTGGAAAAACACTTTCCCGAATTGGTAGACACCCGCTTTACCTCCCGCATGGAACAAACCTT encodes:
- a CDS encoding PAS domain S-box protein, coding for MEQIYPQSQETQTQNLIPSLQAFSRKASVAVIVIGSMVIVGWMLNIPTLKTVVPGLVTMKANAAACFILSGTALWLWHRHPTDQSKRLWGQILAGTVLGIGLLTLLQYGLGRNFGIDELLFKASTDTFGTSAPGRMAPNTAFNFVILGGALLLLVGPYAYYQSMQILSLIGLLVALLGLLGYVYHVKTLYGVGSYTQMALHAAVGFILLSLGILFARPDRGLMVVGTANNAGGLMARQLSPAVIAVPPILGWMILSGYRAKSYDTEVSISLLAILNLVVFAGLIWWNARSLGFLDNQRQQAEADLRKLNEELEARISERSNELNRSTEERDRFFTLSLDLLCIAGFDGNFKRLNPSWTKTLGYTTEELIDRPFLEFVHPDDHAATVAEAEKLSASSNSLSFQNRYRCKDGSYRWLSWTTGASVEHQLLYAIARDITDSKQAEDALRQKEERYRSLIAATSQIVWSTSAEGEFITEQTEWTAFTGQTYNEQKGWGWLSAIHPDDRPHTSQEWSAALTKRSVYEVEQRVRRHDGLYRYMSVRAVPILEHDGRVREWVGVHDDITERKQAETELQQTAAELARSETDLRQQTQILQSVLNSMGDGVLVADQNGKFLVFNPAAEKILGGSMADDITPNQWSEQYGVYLADGVTRYPDADLPLARAIRGEVVDNCEVFIRHAGAPEGLWARVNGSPLKDETGVAKGGVVVFYDITSAKKAQERLQQLAGEQERLLQELKNRQNALDEAAIVSETDAKGTITFANDKFCEISGYNREELIGQNHRILNSGYHSIAFFKEMWTTISRGRVWKAEIKNKRKDGSVYWVDTTIAPIFDPFGKIVRYISIRFDITERQFAEEQLEKLATERKAEADSLTQQALKLLNEVKGAAKGDLTVRAEVNNDSLGAIADSFNFLISSLRKVVIGIQDVANQVRSATSESISNTDELATQARMQAQQIEGALKQIERMVNSIKDVCDVSNRTEQVAQQASETAGAGGVAVDRAVEGINTLRQTIAQTSKMMKRLGESSQQIGKIVTSISQIAAQTNLLALNATIEAARAGEQGQGFAVVAEEVRKLAERSGSATEEISEIVEQIRSEIGRVMQAMEAGTQEVVAGTQLATEAKTYLIAIIEVSRQINALVQNITRAATKQVTFAEEIAGSMQQVNIISSTTAAKSMEVRTSLDGLAVTVTKLQSSVANFRS
- a CDS encoding chemotaxis protein CheW, with the protein product MNVSVSAGSYPNGSAGFHHTAPTQQFLLFGQEGSLFAVELITVREVLCLNDQSISPIPNALPFVLGLTNLRGEILAVGDFGRLIGAEPVDTQHSHSRILVIEAPEPQDVSLRVMRMGLAVSQVEGVLSLNTEEIVSAVEVSEELAPLLKGLYDSEGRLVMILDVEAIAQSDRW
- a CDS encoding response regulator transcription factor → MLKVLVVDDVPSELELICRILQEAGMSVIRAGDGAEAIASIRKTPPDLVILDVVMPRMNGFEVIRELRENEATKNLPVVFCTQKNTELDQTWGTDLGADAYLGKPFDPQQLLNIVRRLA
- a CDS encoding response regulator codes for the protein MPSTSRNSKPTIMAVDDSAVMHNLVKRALEEDYRVLVADNAVDALSLIYHEPISVLLLDVSMPGIDGLELCRTVRNLPQFHKLPIIMLTARDGMFDKVQGRLAGATEYLTKPFDAEQLCQVVKKFTEALVPPDVKPTF
- the purQ gene encoding phosphoribosylformylglycinamidine synthase subunit PurQ yields the protein MKFGVVVFPGSNCDRDVVWVTQGILGQPTRTIWHEETDLSDIDVVVIPGGFSYGDYLRCGAIARFSPVMREVVKHASEGKFVLGICNGFQVLTEAGLLPGALTRNQDLHFICDRVPVKVERTGTPWTSAYAVGEVIELPIAHGEGRYYADADTLAQLEDNGQILFRYCTAGGEVSKAGNSNGSLNNIAGICNHKGNVLGMMPHPERASDPMVGGTDGVALFEGLLASAVRLRVASRS
- the purS gene encoding phosphoribosylformylglycinamidine synthase subunit PurS, translated to MTQTYHAQIYVTLRPSVLDPAGVAVQSGLKHLGYDNVGRVRIGKYVELTLSCADEDEARQQLEQICDQLLANPVIENYRFELTESEVPAETSV